The sequence CGGCCACGGTGCTCGGCGACAACAATTTCCTCATGGTCAATTCGCACGTCGCCCACGATTGCAAGCTCGGCAACAACATCATCATGGCCAACACGTCCCTCTTGGCCGGCCATGTGACGGTCGGCGATCGGGCCTTTCTTTCCGGCGGCGTCGGGGTGCACCAATTCTGCCGCGTCGGAAATTTGGCGATGATCGGCGGCCATGCCCGACTCGTGCAAGACGTGCCGCCCTATATGACGGTCGACAGCACGGGCAACTCGGTCGTGGGATTGAATCTTGTCGGCCTGCGGCGAAACGGCTTTTCGACCGAAGAAATCAACCAGCTCAAAGCCGCCTATCGCATGATTTATCGCCGCGGTTTGCGATGGACCGAGATGCTCGAGCAGCTCCAGACGACATTTACCAACGGGCCAGCCGCCCTGTTCAACGAGTTCCTTCGCGGCGGCACGCGTGGTTTCGTTCAGGAACGCCGCATGCCGCCCGGGGCCACGATCAAGCTCCGCCCGGTGGTCGAAGAGAATGCGTCGGAAGGAGCCGATCGGCCGGCACAGCGGCGTGCAAAAGCGGGCTGATTCGGAGCCGATCAAGCCGAAGCCCGCTCGGCCAGAATTGCATTGGTTTTCCCCGCCCCTATGCCGGCCCTAACCCGGATTATTCATGGCGCCGGGAATTCGCTACGCGCTGCAAAATGGCAGCCCGATGCGTTAGCGAGCATAAGCCTCGGTGGCCCCCTCGCTTTCGCTTCGGGCTAGTGTGGCGCCATGAATCATCCGGGCCAAGCAAGCTCTCCTGCGGCAAGCAAGACTCGGGCTAGGGGACGGAAGCCCTTTGGGGTTCGGGCGCGCAACCATCCGCAGTCTAGGCGGCTCACGCCAGCAAATTGCTGAATTACGCCGCTCGCTCGCGGCGACGCAGCGCCAGGATTCCGCCCAGCAATCCGAAGCCGGCCAGCGCGAACGTCGACGGCTCTGGCACAACGGCGATGGCACGCCAACCCGCGGAACGCTGCAGTTAGGCTCGAAGTACGGTCCCGGCAACACACCTTTACCGGCGGTCTTGGGGTGGGAACGGCGTTCGATTTTCGTGTCGATAGGTTTACGGTTTTGTGTGGAGAAAGCCGGCTCGGCCTCCCTATAATACTTGAACACTTGATCGCACGGTCGGGAAGCAATTTTCCGCTCGCGCGCCGTGCAGCCGTTCGCCCTGAGTTGAGTCACGCTCGCTCGTCCGACTTCGAAACCAGAAAGCGAAATGCGGTGAAATGTTGATCAATGCCGCCGAACGGCCTGAGTTGCCGCCGTTTGAAATGCCGGATCGGTTTCGCACCGATATCGCCTATTTCATCACGCCTGCGGGAGAGTCGGGCGTCGCAAAAATGCCGGCCGGCGAATATTGGGTTCGCTTAGACGACGCGCGCCGCTGGCTCGACGACGGGGTGCTGTCGGTCGTCTCGCCGCTCGATGGGCTGAATCGCACCGAAATTGAATTGAGCGACGAACAGGAAGCGTGGCTGCGTTGGATGGTCGCCAACCGGGTGGAACACGTCCGCCTCGGCTGAGATCGAATTGCCGCGGTAAAACGTGGAACGCCCTGGGTGCCATGCCCAGTGCCCTGAGTCGGCTTTGCGTAGACATGGCATTCATCTGTGGCAGTCGTCGAGGTTGTTTCGAGGAAAGGCTTCTCTGCATGAAACGATTGCTTTTGGGTCTAACCGCGTTGCTGTTGCTTTCGCCGCCGTTGCGCGCCGCGGATTCGGCAAAGCGGCCGCTGCATGTGTTCATTCTCGCCGGCCAGTCGAACATGGAAG is a genomic window of Pirellulales bacterium containing:
- the lpxA gene encoding acyl-ACP--UDP-N-acetylglucosamine O-acyltransferase, with amino-acid sequence MNIHPLAIVSPEAQLGRDVEIGPFAVIESDVVIGDRCRLASHVVVKDGTRMGPDNEICEAAVLGGMPQHVHKPAHLGLLILGSGNTIREQVTLHRAMKEGAATVLGDNNFLMVNSHVAHDCKLGNNIIMANTSLLAGHVTVGDRAFLSGGVGVHQFCRVGNLAMIGGHARLVQDVPPYMTVDSTGNSVVGLNLVGLRRNGFSTEEINQLKAAYRMIYRRGLRWTEMLEQLQTTFTNGPAALFNEFLRGGTRGFVQERRMPPGATIKLRPVVEENASEGADRPAQRRAKAG